The following proteins are co-located in the Neodiprion virginianus isolate iyNeoVirg1 chromosome 6, iyNeoVirg1.1, whole genome shotgun sequence genome:
- the LOC124308040 gene encoding nose resistant to fluoxetine protein 6-like, producing the protein MNSAKRGMSIIFWITFGVSVSPIRSEDSTMKWTTQIADFLEPISSIVDSRCRNDTLDCLEAAKNLSNTWAIGMIDATANYPAGILSGNIRSMGNFDQCLKIRHPDNEYVGKYCLARLNYSAYGENEDTILEYIDLVTAGRRLLELGDDWDKGTLILPTYSRSELALCLPSTCSAKDVAIMTGDAIRRATFETGVQVAVSLEDDLCYTALRTEPFTGVDYFVTFICVTLLTFTIVGSAWSIITNVQKRNGVLPKILRAFSIVDNWHQLANLGPPPNDAITCLDGIRTLSTVWVVMTHQTMLIGQLAYINKLETMQTHNDYWYYVIWNSYFNVDTFLFVSGLLRAYNLTKELEQGRANYLKSGLQRYLRLTPAYLFVIIFYVSYFDRLDTGPTWNVYVGRNVEACRRYWWHNLLYINNYVPGNDKCLLQSWYLSADMQLFLVAPLLVYPLWKWRLIGKMLFTIAVTVSIVLPFLTTWINEFPGTYMFTVRNSVLNSYAHDLYMATHDRMSPYLVGVLLGHLFHLKNSPSLAKWKVAAGWIASLAVMYACVYGAKDMTSFQHTYNILESALYGGLHRFAWAVAVAWVVYACHVGYGGPVNAFLSCSAFRILGRLSYCVFLTHLAVLLYNAAVLQVPRQLHIYISIRDFMGDFVFIFALSLLLYIFVELPLYRVTKEMFKKQ; encoded by the exons ATGAATTCTGCAAAAAGAGGCATGTCTATAATTTTTTGGATTACTTTTGGCGTATCCGTTTCTCCGATACGATCCGAAGACAGTACGATGAAGTGGACGACTCAGATCGCGGATTTTTTAGAACCAATATCGTCGATCGTGGATTCCAGGTGTAGAAACGATACGCTGGATTGTCTCGAGGCTGCGAAAAACCTTTCCAACACCTGGGCCATCGGAA TGATCGACGCTACGGCAAATTACCCGGCCGGAATATTGTCGGGAAATATACGTTCGATGGGAAATTTCGACCAGTGTCTCAAGATCCGGCATCCGGACAACGAATACGTGGGAAAATACTGTCTGGCTAGATTGAACTACTCCGCTTATGGGGAGAACGAAGACACCATACTCGAGTACATCGATCTCGTTACGGCGGGTAGAAGATTGCTCGAGCTTGGTGATGACTGGGATAAA ggTACTTTGATCCTGCCAACATATTCACGCAGCGAACTGGCTTTATGTCTTCCGTCAACGTGCTCAGCAAAAGATGTTGCCATTATGACCGGAGATGCTATTCGACGGGCAACCTTTGAGACCGGCGTTCAGGTTGCGGTCTCACTCGAAGATGATCTTTGCTACACTGCGTTACGGACTGAGCCGTTCACAGGGGTCGATTATTTCGTAAC GTTCATCTGTGTAACGCTGTTAACCTTCACCATTGTTGGATCGGCATGGAGTATAATTACCAATGTGCAAA AGAGAAACGGAGTTCTGCCGAAGATTTTGCGAGCCTTTTCGATCGTCGATAATTGGCACCAATTGGCGAATCTCGGCCCTCCCCCCAACGATGCGATCACCTGCTTGGACGGAATAAGAACCTTGTCAACCGTTTGGGTCGTGATGACTCACCAAACGATGCTTATCGGCCAATTGGCGTACATCAATAAACTCGAGACCATGCAG ACTCACAACGATTACTGGTACTATGTGATATGGAACAGCTACTTCAACGTGGACACCTTTCTATTCGTCAGCGGACTTCTTCGCGCTTACAATTTGACGAAAGAGCTTGAGCAGGGCAGGgcaaattatttgaaatcagGACTGCAGAGGTATCTGCGTCTGACCCCGGCCTATCTGTTCGTCATAATATTCTACGTGTCGTATTTCGATCGGCTCGATACCGGCCCGACGTGGAACGTCTACGTAGGGCGTAACGTCGAAGCGTGCAGAAGGTACTGGTGGCACAATTTGCTGTACATAAACAATTACGTGCCGGGAAATGACAAG TGCCTTCTACAGTCCTGGTATTTGTCCGCCGACATGCAGCTCTTCCTTGTAGCTCCGCTGCTAGTCTATCCGCTGTGGAAGTGGAGGCTGATCGGAAAAATGCTTTTCACAATAGCGGTGACCGTGTCGATCGTTCTGCCCTTTTTGACAACCTGGATCAACGAGTTTCCCGGAACGTATATGTTCACGGTTAG AAATTCCGTACTCAATTCGTACGCGCACGATCTTTATATGGCGACTCACGATCGAATGTCACCGTATCTCGTCGGCGTTCTGCTTGGCCACCTATTCCACCTAAAGAATTCCCCGTCCCTGGCCAAG TGGAAGGTCGCCGCGGGGTGGATAGCATCGTTAGCCGTCATGTACGCCTGTGTCTACGGAGCAAAAGACATGACCTCCTTCCAGCACACCTATAATATCCTGGAGTCGGCCCTTTACGGAGGACTTCATCGTTTCGCATGGGCCGTTGCCGTCGCTTGGGTCGTTTACGCCTGTCACGTCGGTTACGGAG GCCCTGTCAACGCCTTTCTGTCCTGCAGTGCGTTCAGGATTCTAGGACGATTGAGCTACTGCGTTTTCCTGACCCACCTTGCTGTGCTGCTTTACAACGCTGCCGTTCTCCAAGTACCGAGGCAGCTCCATATCTACATCTCG ATTCGAGATTTCATGGGTGACTTCGTCTTCATCTTTGCGTTGTCCTTGCTACTTTATATATTCGTAGAGCTTCCGCTGTATCGTGTAACAAAAGAAATGTTCAAGAAGCAGTAA